In Candidatus Hydrogenedentota bacterium, a single genomic region encodes these proteins:
- a CDS encoding SEL1-like repeat protein yields the protein MKKYRDDEKALRMFSRVKDKFKGYPPFYYHYANRALKTGDKDLAKECFETFEELWRDILRPDPLMAAAAVAMLSFIDFNNEPQKAEKYIALAENNLRAEDDGILRFGLATAKAALGKNEDARILFQHNIDFDLAVSESQLALSNLKKDAPILEGIENQHYLTYEFEEKSDRKEQQKVVEEIKKMAEHGEAEAQFRLGKLYRDGVGVEKNKDQVYHWFRKSAEQDNADAQAALGKCYQEGLGIEKDEEQAVDWLRKAAEQGNADAQAALGFCYLEGLGVKEDEEQAVDWLRKASKQDNADAQAALGNCYLHGYCVEVDEEQAVDWLRKAAEQDNVDAQVALGKCYLEGLGVEKDEEQAIVWLRKAAEQDNAEGQVGLGEYLFRHCGKKEKIQYLISDVPLFSPSLLGVRESAHYLFYRDIKAVQEQAVDWFRKAAEQDNARGQWFLGQCYENALGVDKDDVEAFKWYEKAADQGNAEALRDLSRCYLNGIGVAKDKEKARELLSIAQKLGAEDAPKLPKKAQKPWWNPF from the coding sequence TTGAAAAAGTATAGGGACGATGAAAAAGCACTGAGAATGTTCTCCCGTGTTAAAGACAAGTTTAAGGGCTATCCGCCTTTCTATTACCATTATGCCAACCGTGCGCTCAAAACAGGGGACAAGGATCTCGCCAAAGAATGTTTTGAAACTTTTGAAGAGCTGTGGAGAGATATCTTGCGTCCCGATCCGCTAATGGCTGCTGCTGCTGTTGCCATGTTGTCATTCATTGACTTTAATAATGAACCTCAAAAGGCGGAAAAATACATTGCTCTTGCCGAAAACAATTTAAGAGCCGAAGACGATGGTATTTTACGTTTCGGACTTGCAACCGCAAAAGCTGCTCTCGGAAAAAATGAAGACGCACGTATACTCTTTCAACATAATATTGATTTTGATTTGGCGGTAAGTGAAAGTCAACTGGCACTTTCTAATCTGAAAAAAGACGCGCCTATTTTGGAAGGTATTGAAAATCAACATTATTTGACCTATGAATTTGAAGAAAAATCTGATCGCAAAGAGCAACAAAAAGTAGTCGAAGAAATTAAAAAAATGGCAGAACATGGAGAGGCTGAGGCACAGTTTCGGTTAGGGAAATTGTACAGAGACGGTGTAGGGGTTGAGAAAAATAAGGACCAGGTCTATCATTGGTTTCGTAAGTCGGCTGAGCAGGATAACGCAGATGCTCAGGCTGCCTTAGGGAAGTGTTATCAGGAGGGCCTTGGCATCGAGAAAGATGAAGAACAAGCTGTCGATTGGCTACGCAAAGCGGCTGAGCAGGGTAACGCAGATGCTCAGGCCGCTTTAGGATTCTGCTATTTAGAAGGTCTTGGTGTCAAGGAAGATGAAGAACAAGCTGTCGATTGGCTTCGCAAAGCGTCGAAACAGGATAATGCAGACGCTCAGGCTGCCTTAGGAAATTGTTATCTGCATGGTTATTGTGTCGAAGTAGACGAAGAACAAGCCGTCGATTGGCTTCGCAAAGCGGCGGAGCAGGATAATGTTGATGCTCAGGTCGCCTTAGGGAAGTGTTATCTTGAAGGTCTTGGCGTCGAGAAAGATGAAGAACAAGCTATCGTTTGGTTACGTAAAGCGGCGGAGCAGGATAATGCCGAGGGGCAGGTCGGTTTGGGCGAGTACTTGTTTCGTCATTGCGGCAAGAAAGAAAAGATACAATATCTCATTTCGGATGTCCCCCTTTTCAGCCCCTCTCTTTTAGGCGTCAGGGAGTCGGCACATTACCTTTTTTATCGGGATATCAAGGCGGTCCAAGAACAAGCAGTCGATTGGTTTCGCAAAGCTGCGGAACAGGATAATGCCCGTGGGCAGTGGTTCTTAGGTCAGTGTTATGAGAACGCTCTTGGTGTAGACAAAGATGATGTTGAGGCTTTCAAATGGTACGAAAAAGCGGCGGATCAAGGCAATGCTGAAGCACTACGCGACCTGAGTCGTTGCTATTTAAATGGTATAGGCGTAGCAAAAGATAAGGAAAAAGCACGAGAATTATTGTCAATTGCCCAAAAACTTGGCGCTGAAGACGCGCCTAAACTTCCTAAGAAAGCCCAAAAACCGTGGTGGAACCCATTTTGA